Proteins encoded together in one Mercenaria mercenaria strain notata chromosome 18, MADL_Memer_1, whole genome shotgun sequence window:
- the LOC123538742 gene encoding E-selectin-like, with amino-acid sequence MLRGAQQRYINLLIVITMNYFIKEISSLPGFSKQLYFNKCLTGSTLHVKFGDSVEYCINECVKRPMCKSLNYKSKTHKCELNSDNFNQSVPLTSSVSCVYLDVRNGYQLLVLTTSPCAANTCQPNQKCNLPNSPNCVISECALQTQNIENGELFGNMNGIGNARVAKCDESFSMFGDARIECLAGGTWTLPAVCGVACGQPQNLTDGHVINAEIKTPNGFLNSNDSAIIFSQTDYLNGSWIEFSCDDTFVMTGQNITQCINGNWTQIPVCIIPGLGQTCSNNNQCTVPESECRNGSCRCKTQRSYSYNSKSCVFDCVTFADTFQSEVGKKLNFKDDETHYMYNYTACRNRCLEITAFVCQSFEVSSSLCLISSENANDGLFRDAEEFIYYQRDCLLEIT; translated from the coding sequence atgttgCGCGGCGCACAGCAAAGATATATTAACCTATTAATTGTGATCACGATGAACTACTTTATTAAAGAAATTTCGAGTTTACCAGGATTTTCGAAACAGTTATATTTTAACAAATGCTTGACTGGAAGCACTCTACATGTGAAGTTTGGGGATTCGGTTGAATATTGCATTAATGAATGCGTTAAGCGGCCAATGTGCAAATCAttaaattataaaagtaaaacTCATAAATGTGAACTAAATTCCGATAATTTTAACCAGTCTGTGCCGCTTACCAGCTCCGTCAGTTGTGTGTATCTTGATGTAAGAAATGGTTACCAGTTGCTGGTACTGACGACCAGTCCGTGTGCTGCAAATACTTGTCAGCCTAACCAAAAATGCAATTTACCAAATTCTCCAAACTGTGTCATAAGTGAATGCGCACTGCAAACCCAGAATATCGAAAACGGAGAATTATTTGGCAACATGAATGGTATAGGAAACGCACGTGTTGCGAAGTGTGACGAAAGTTTCTCTATGTTCGGAGATGCACGTATTGAGTGTCTTGCAGGTGGGACTTGGACCCTGCCAGCGGTTTGTGGGGTTGCTTGTGGTCAGCCACAAAATTTGACTGACGGACATGTTATCAATGCCGAAATTAAAACACCCAATGGTTTTCTTAACTCGAACGATTCTGCCATTATCTTTTCACAAACAGATTATCTAAACGGTTCTTGGATAGAATTTTCATGCGATGACACCTTTGTTATGACAGGACAAAACATAACACAATGTATAAATGGTAACTGGACACAAATACCCGTATGTATAATACCAGGACTTGGGCAAACATGTAGCAACAATAACCAGTGTACGGTGCCGGAATCAGAATGCCGTAACGGCAGCTGCAGATGTAAAACACAGCGCAGTTATTCGTATAACTCTAAATCATGCGTCTTTGACTGCGTTACATTTGCAGACACATTTCAGTCGGAAGTTGGTAAAAAGCTCAACTTCAAGGATGATGAGACGCACTATATGTATAACTACACGGCATGTAGAAATCGGTGTTTGGAGATAACTGCTTTCGTATGTCAATCGTTTGAAGTTTCCAGCAGCCTTTGTTTGATATCGTCAGAAAACGCAAACGACGGACTATTTCGTGATGCGGAAGAGTTCATTTATTATCAACGGGACTGTTTGCTGGAAATAACATAG